A genomic stretch from Achromobacter spanius includes:
- a CDS encoding 3-hydroxyacyl-CoA dehydrogenase NAD-binding domain-containing protein has translation MTTIDTLSHWRLERDTDGLAWLTFDRAGSAVNALSADTMAELAVVLDALDAAPPKGLIIQSGKATGFIVGADVNEFANLDTPEQARALVARGWNLFNRLAAVRYPTLALIQGHCLGGGLELALACRYRLVADQPGTSLALPEVMLGIFPGWGGMLRLPQVIGAPAALDMMLTGRGADARRAAALGLADARVPTRLLHAAARQTVLSKKPPRRARGLGGLANRWPFKAIVANRARKQIAEKDPLGHYPAAPAIVTLWEKHGGNALQAPELIDRIISSDTARNLLRVFRLQERLKANGKQPGVAPARHVHVVGAGTMGGDIAAWCALKGMTVTLQDQDMARIAPAIKRAAALYARRLKDSRLARAALDRLIPDPAGGGVPRADIIIEAISEQAEAKRALYASLEPRMKTDALLATNTSSLSLETLRAGLARPERLVGIHFFNPVAKMPLVEVVHADGDMAGNAANNAGDNADGTPGGNLSDATARACAFVGQIDKLALPVKSAPGFLVNAVLAPYMLQAMRSVDEGLAPETVDAAMVAFGMPMGPLELADTVGLDIARAAGEALADGAEPPRCLADRLARGDLGKKSGKGFYIWRDGKPVKAEKANATKGKAARDKANAALAAAPVAAPAGLAQRLIQPLVDATRQRVEDGVVADADLADAGVIFGTGFAPFTGGPLHYQGSNAWHQRGTAHAD, from the coding sequence ATGACGACCATCGACACGCTTTCCCACTGGCGCCTGGAGCGCGACACCGACGGCCTGGCATGGCTGACGTTCGACCGCGCCGGCAGCGCCGTGAACGCGCTGTCGGCCGACACCATGGCCGAGCTGGCCGTGGTGCTGGACGCGCTGGACGCCGCCCCGCCCAAGGGGCTGATCATCCAGTCCGGCAAGGCCACGGGCTTTATCGTGGGCGCCGACGTCAACGAATTCGCCAACCTGGACACCCCGGAACAAGCGCGCGCGCTGGTGGCCCGTGGCTGGAACCTGTTCAACCGCCTGGCCGCCGTGCGCTATCCCACGCTGGCCCTGATCCAGGGCCATTGCCTGGGCGGCGGACTGGAGCTGGCGCTGGCTTGCCGCTACCGGCTGGTGGCCGATCAGCCCGGCACCTCGCTGGCGCTGCCAGAAGTCATGCTGGGCATCTTTCCTGGCTGGGGCGGCATGCTGCGTCTGCCGCAAGTCATCGGCGCGCCCGCCGCGCTGGACATGATGCTGACGGGCCGTGGCGCGGATGCCCGCCGCGCGGCCGCGCTGGGCCTGGCCGACGCGCGCGTGCCCACGCGCCTGCTGCACGCCGCCGCGCGCCAGACCGTGCTGTCGAAAAAGCCCCCGCGCCGCGCGCGCGGGTTGGGAGGCCTGGCCAACCGCTGGCCGTTCAAGGCCATCGTCGCCAACCGCGCGCGCAAGCAGATCGCCGAGAAAGATCCGCTGGGGCACTACCCCGCCGCGCCCGCCATCGTCACGTTATGGGAAAAGCATGGCGGCAACGCCTTGCAGGCCCCTGAGTTGATCGACCGCATCATTTCGTCGGACACCGCGCGCAACCTGCTGCGCGTGTTCCGCTTGCAGGAACGGCTGAAGGCCAACGGCAAGCAGCCGGGTGTCGCCCCCGCGCGCCATGTGCATGTGGTGGGCGCGGGCACGATGGGTGGCGACATCGCGGCGTGGTGCGCGCTCAAGGGCATGACGGTGACCTTGCAAGACCAGGACATGGCTCGCATCGCCCCCGCCATCAAACGCGCGGCCGCGCTGTATGCGCGCCGCTTGAAAGATTCGCGCCTGGCGCGCGCCGCGCTGGACCGCCTGATCCCCGACCCCGCGGGCGGTGGCGTGCCGCGCGCCGACATCATCATCGAAGCCATCAGCGAACAAGCCGAGGCCAAGCGCGCGCTGTATGCGTCGCTGGAACCCCGCATGAAGACCGACGCGCTGCTGGCCACCAACACGTCCAGCCTGTCGCTGGAAACCTTGCGCGCCGGGCTGGCGCGGCCCGAACGATTGGTGGGCATCCACTTTTTCAACCCGGTGGCCAAGATGCCGCTGGTGGAGGTGGTGCATGCCGACGGTGACATGGCGGGCAACGCCGCGAACAACGCGGGGGACAACGCGGACGGCACTCCGGGCGGCAACTTGAGCGACGCCACCGCGCGCGCCTGCGCCTTTGTGGGCCAGATCGACAAGCTGGCGCTTCCTGTCAAGAGCGCGCCGGGATTCCTCGTGAACGCCGTGCTGGCGCCCTATATGCTGCAAGCCATGCGCAGCGTGGATGAAGGCCTGGCGCCGGAAACCGTCGACGCCGCCATGGTGGCCTTCGGCATGCCGATGGGCCCGCTGGAACTGGCCGATACCGTGGGCCTGGATATCGCCCGCGCGGCGGGCGAAGCCCTGGCGGATGGCGCCGAGCCGCCCCGCTGCCTGGCCGACCGCTTGGCGCGCGGCGACCTCGGCAAGAAAAGCGGCAAGGGCTTCTACATCTGGCGCGACGGCAAGCCGGTCAAAGCGGAAAAGGCCAACGCAACCAAGGGCAAAGCAGCCCGGGACAAAGCCAACGCCGCGCTCGCCGCCGCCCCCGTCGCCGCCCCCGCAGGGCTGGCGCAGCGCCTGATCCAACCCTTGGTGGACGCCACCCGGCAGCGCGTGGAGGACGGCGTGGTTGCCGATGCCGACCTGGCCGACGCCGGCGTGATTTTCGGAACGGGGTTTGCTCCTTTCACGGGCGGACCCTTGCATTACCAGGGCAGCAATGCCTGGCATCAACGTGGAACGGCTCATGCCGATTAG
- a CDS encoding TetR/AcrR family transcriptional regulator → MQEIRTPNTRDSILDTAEALFAQQGHDGTSMRQITGAAGVNLASVNYHFGSKESLVQAVLKRRLEVLNRERMRLLDELEAQSEGKPLKPSQIVDAFFGTLLRLAADPAQAGSTFLPLLERTMTHPSDFIRALFAEEYADVLERYRNALFAALPDVPKAEIVWRFQFMLGATSYAIIGTDLLRSVTGWQIDESEQPDNPDMLLPRLMSFLLGGLRAPLPPVAGS, encoded by the coding sequence ATGCAAGAAATCAGAACTCCCAACACCCGCGATTCCATCCTGGACACGGCCGAAGCGCTCTTTGCGCAGCAGGGCCACGACGGCACGTCGATGCGCCAGATCACGGGTGCGGCCGGCGTCAACCTGGCCTCGGTGAACTATCACTTCGGATCGAAAGAGTCACTCGTCCAGGCGGTGCTCAAGCGGCGCCTGGAAGTGCTGAACCGCGAGCGCATGCGGCTGCTGGACGAGCTTGAGGCGCAGTCCGAAGGCAAGCCCTTGAAGCCCTCGCAAATCGTCGATGCCTTCTTCGGCACGCTGCTGCGCCTGGCCGCTGATCCGGCCCAGGCCGGCAGCACCTTCCTGCCGCTGCTGGAACGCACCATGACCCACCCGTCCGACTTCATCCGCGCGCTGTTCGCCGAGGAATACGCCGACGTGCTGGAGCGCTACCGCAATGCGCTGTTCGCCGCCCTGCCCGACGTACCCAAGGCAGAAATCGTGTGGCGCTTCCAGTTCATGCTGGGCGCCACGTCGTACGCCATCATCGGCACCGATCTGCTGCGCTCCGTCACGGGCTGGCAGATTGATGAATCCGAACAACCCGACAACCCCGACATGCTGCTGCCCCGGCTGATGAGCTTTCTGCTGGGCGGCCTGCGCGCGCCCTTGCCACCCGTGGCCGGCTCCTAG
- a CDS encoding acetyl-CoA C-acetyltransferase has product MAFKPVYVVDGARTPFLKARTGPGPFSAGDLAVQAGRALLLRQPYAPADLDEVIVGCAAPSPDEVNIGRVIALRLGCGNQVPGWTVMRNCASGMQALDSGIANIQSGRSQLVLAGGTDALSRAPLLFSDDMVRWLSGWYAARGVGAKLAALRGFKLKSLAPVIGLLKGLTDPVVGLSMGQTAENVATRFGIDRAAMDAYAAGSHQRVLAARAAGALGEITPLIDNQGKLYPDDDGVREDSTPDKLAKLRPVFDKPWGNITAGNSSQVTDGAAMLVLASEEAVARWNLRPIGRIVDSQWAGLDPAQMGLGPVHAATPILQRHGLGLNDLDLWEINEAFAAQVLGCLAAWRDEAYCQEHFGTPAWGSLDPAKLNVDGGAIAIGHPVGASGARIVLHLLDALKRRGARRGMAAICIGGGQGGAMLVETLDEDRP; this is encoded by the coding sequence ATGGCATTCAAACCGGTTTACGTCGTGGATGGCGCCCGTACGCCCTTCCTGAAAGCCCGCACCGGGCCCGGCCCATTCTCGGCGGGCGACCTGGCGGTGCAGGCCGGCCGCGCCCTGTTGCTGCGCCAGCCCTATGCCCCCGCCGATCTGGACGAAGTCATCGTGGGCTGCGCCGCGCCCTCGCCCGATGAAGTCAACATCGGCCGCGTGATTGCACTGCGCCTGGGCTGCGGCAACCAGGTCCCCGGCTGGACGGTGATGCGCAATTGCGCGTCCGGCATGCAGGCGCTGGATTCCGGCATTGCCAACATCCAGTCCGGCCGTTCGCAATTGGTGCTGGCCGGCGGCACGGATGCGCTGTCGCGCGCGCCGCTGTTGTTTTCAGACGATATGGTGCGCTGGCTGTCCGGCTGGTATGCGGCGCGCGGCGTGGGCGCCAAACTGGCGGCCTTGCGCGGCTTCAAACTGAAAAGCCTGGCGCCGGTCATCGGCCTGCTCAAGGGCCTGACGGACCCGGTAGTGGGCCTGTCGATGGGCCAGACCGCCGAAAACGTCGCTACCCGTTTCGGCATCGACCGCGCCGCCATGGACGCATACGCGGCGGGCAGCCACCAGCGTGTGCTGGCCGCGCGCGCGGCGGGCGCGCTGGGTGAAATCACGCCGCTGATCGATAACCAGGGCAAGCTGTACCCCGACGATGACGGCGTGCGCGAAGACTCCACGCCCGACAAACTGGCCAAGCTCAGGCCCGTGTTCGACAAGCCCTGGGGCAACATCACGGCGGGCAACAGCTCGCAGGTGACCGACGGCGCGGCCATGCTGGTGCTGGCTTCCGAAGAGGCCGTGGCCCGCTGGAACCTGCGCCCCATCGGCCGCATTGTCGACAGCCAATGGGCCGGCCTGGACCCCGCGCAGATGGGCTTGGGCCCCGTGCATGCCGCCACCCCCATCCTGCAACGCCACGGCTTGGGCTTGAACGACCTGGACTTGTGGGAAATCAACGAAGCCTTCGCCGCGCAGGTGCTGGGCTGCCTGGCGGCGTGGCGCGACGAAGCCTATTGCCAGGAGCATTTCGGGACGCCGGCCTGGGGATCGCTGGACCCCGCCAAACTCAACGTCGATGGCGGCGCCATCGCCATCGGGCACCCGGTGGGCGCGTCCGGCGCGCGCATCGTGCTGCACCTGCTTGACGCGCTCAAGCGCCGCGGCGCCAGGCGCGGCATGGCGGCCATCTGCATCGGCGGCGGCCAAGGCGGCGCCATGCTGGTTGAAACCCTGGACGAGGACCGCCCATGA
- a CDS encoding acyl-CoA dehydrogenase has translation MNAVILTLIVIVALAAIVLSVRPLRRALLSAPIFNLYRKVLPQMSDTERDALEAGTVWWEGELFRGRPDWSRLLAYPRPRLTDEEQHFLDNQAETACRMVNDWSVTHEHHDLPAELWTYLKTQGFLGMIIPKEYGGLAFSAYAHSEIVTKLSTRSSALAVSVMVPNSLGPAELLLHYGTDEQKNHYLPRLARGEDVPAFALTSPWAGSDAAAIPDSGIVCKGEWQGREVLGMRVTWDKRYITLAPVCTLLGLAFRLYDPDGLLGGKKDLGITCALVPHDHPGVDTGRRHFPLNAMFMNGPTRGTDVFMPLDFIIGGPAMAGQGWRMLMECLAAGRSISLPSSNTGMSKLTARAVGGYARVRSQFRMPVGKFEGVEEALARIGGHTYMMDAARSMTAGAVDLGEKPSVVSAIVKYHVTERARQVVNDGMDVIGGKGICLGPNNFLGRAYQQIPIGITVEGANILTRSLIIFGQGAIRCHPYVLAEMQAAQSPDAKQGLTDFDAAFWGHVGFVAKNKLRTLGTALTGARWVKVNADVAPDMKRYYQLLSRYSAAFALLADTSMLVLGGSLKRRERLSARLGDVLSQMYLISATLKRFEDEGRQAADAPLAHWSIQDALFKLQEAFNGVLDNFPNRFVAWSMARLIFPWGRTQAQPSDLLGQDVARLLINPGATRDRLTSGCHLPATADEPVGAIEQALAATLEAEPIDAKIRELEKRGTLEDNPQANVRDIADAAYAAGGITAEEYAVVKRRNVLRDTVVKVDDFPFDLGASQASRPDVERKVA, from the coding sequence ATGAACGCAGTGATCCTCACGCTCATCGTTATCGTGGCGCTTGCCGCCATCGTGCTGTCCGTGCGGCCGCTGCGCCGGGCGCTGCTGTCCGCGCCCATCTTCAACCTGTACCGCAAGGTGCTGCCGCAGATGTCCGACACCGAGCGCGACGCGCTGGAGGCCGGCACGGTGTGGTGGGAAGGCGAGCTGTTCCGCGGCCGCCCTGACTGGAGCCGCCTGCTGGCCTACCCGCGCCCGCGCCTGACCGACGAAGAGCAGCACTTTCTGGATAACCAGGCCGAAACCGCCTGCCGCATGGTCAATGACTGGAGCGTCACGCACGAACACCACGACCTGCCGGCCGAGCTCTGGACCTATCTGAAGACCCAGGGCTTCCTGGGCATGATCATCCCCAAGGAATATGGCGGCCTGGCGTTCTCCGCCTATGCGCATTCCGAGATTGTGACCAAGCTGTCGACGCGTTCGTCCGCGCTGGCGGTGTCGGTCATGGTGCCCAATTCATTGGGCCCCGCCGAACTGCTGCTGCACTACGGCACCGATGAACAAAAGAACCACTACCTGCCGCGCCTGGCGCGCGGCGAAGACGTGCCTGCCTTTGCGCTGACCAGCCCATGGGCGGGTTCCGACGCCGCCGCCATTCCCGATAGCGGCATTGTCTGCAAGGGCGAATGGCAGGGCCGCGAAGTGCTCGGCATGCGCGTCACCTGGGACAAGCGCTACATCACGCTGGCCCCGGTCTGCACGCTGCTGGGCCTGGCGTTCCGCCTGTATGACCCTGACGGCCTGTTGGGCGGCAAGAAAGACCTGGGCATCACTTGCGCGCTGGTGCCGCACGACCATCCTGGCGTGGACACCGGCCGCCGCCACTTCCCGCTGAACGCCATGTTCATGAACGGCCCCACGCGCGGCACGGACGTCTTCATGCCGCTGGACTTCATCATCGGCGGCCCCGCCATGGCCGGCCAGGGCTGGCGCATGCTGATGGAATGCCTGGCCGCGGGGCGTTCGATTTCGCTGCCCTCTTCCAACACCGGCATGTCCAAGCTGACGGCACGCGCCGTGGGCGGGTATGCGCGCGTGCGCAGCCAGTTCCGCATGCCCGTCGGCAAGTTCGAAGGCGTGGAAGAGGCGTTGGCCCGCATCGGCGGCCACACCTACATGATGGACGCCGCGCGCAGCATGACGGCGGGCGCGGTGGACCTGGGTGAAAAGCCCTCGGTTGTGTCGGCCATCGTCAAATACCACGTGACCGAACGCGCGCGCCAGGTCGTCAACGACGGCATGGACGTGATTGGCGGCAAGGGCATCTGCCTGGGTCCCAACAACTTCCTGGGCCGGGCGTACCAGCAGATTCCCATTGGCATCACCGTCGAAGGCGCCAACATCCTGACGCGCAGCCTGATCATCTTCGGGCAGGGCGCCATCCGCTGCCATCCCTACGTGCTGGCTGAAATGCAGGCCGCGCAATCGCCGGACGCCAAGCAGGGGCTGACCGACTTCGATGCCGCCTTCTGGGGCCACGTGGGTTTTGTGGCCAAGAACAAGCTGCGCACCCTGGGCACCGCCTTGACCGGCGCGCGCTGGGTCAAGGTAAACGCCGACGTGGCGCCCGACATGAAACGCTACTACCAGTTGCTCAGCCGCTATTCGGCCGCCTTCGCGCTGCTGGCCGATACGTCGATGCTGGTGCTGGGTGGCAGCCTGAAGCGCCGCGAACGCCTGTCGGCGCGCCTGGGCGACGTGCTCTCGCAGATGTACCTGATCAGCGCCACGCTCAAGCGCTTCGAGGACGAAGGCCGCCAGGCCGCCGATGCGCCGCTTGCGCATTGGTCGATCCAGGACGCGCTGTTCAAGTTGCAGGAAGCGTTCAACGGCGTGCTGGACAACTTCCCCAACCGCTTTGTGGCCTGGAGCATGGCGCGGCTGATTTTCCCCTGGGGCCGCACGCAGGCGCAGCCCTCGGACCTTCTGGGCCAGGACGTGGCGCGGCTGTTGATCAACCCCGGCGCCACGCGCGACCGCCTGACCTCGGGCTGCCACCTGCCCGCCACCGCCGACGAGCCCGTAGGCGCCATCGAACAAGCGCTGGCCGCCACGCTGGAAGCCGAGCCCATCGACGCGAAGATTCGCGAACTGGAAAAGCGCGGCACGTTGGAAGACAACCCGCAAGCCAACGTGCGCGACATCGCCGATGCCGCCTACGCGGCAGGCGGCATCACGGCGGAAGAATATGCCGTGGTGAAACGCCGCAATGTCTTGCGCGATACCGTGGTGAAAGTGGATGATTTCCCCTTTGATCTTGGCGCGTCGCAGGCCAGCCGGCCTGACGTTGAACGCAAGGTCGCTTGA
- a CDS encoding glucosamine inositolphosphorylceramide transferase family protein, protein MKTYRVGLLVDGYEQPGWMHEMVDWLIHSQDFDISALLVMDGPGAEKAPRLGVKALFGTLSRFEARMLPAKQRQMLSCGDMRQRMPSASVPVLPLEVGDGGEGAQDAVAALGLDLVITLGASRATRKQMMGWARLGVWQLSYSDIAVSTSRYAGFWEVFQRQDHTTVKLWRVGPEPEQDELLDQRSFNTEVFWLKNQARAFSLGNFMVYDALQALARARQSEPAPDMQIMSGPRRADPVEWDSAAYIARQAWLISDLIVRRIMKRNIRWRIGMFPSSRQQAVVSEAMVLQPPKGRFFADPFVYTHDKKPYIFFEDYDFTSRKGTISVATYSDGAFRLLGTALNLPYHLSFPYIFEHDGVTYMVPETCGNRSIELWKCTEFPLKWELDVTLMTNISAVDTIIFKHGEYWWLLTNIDRTDGQSHCDELFAFFSDSPRSTEWTPHACNPIVRNPMRARNAGIVVSPSGEVIRCAQYQGFCHYGKGVSLNRIEELTPSTYVETDGEIHYANFLSKRHASMHHWHHQGGHTVFDFAYME, encoded by the coding sequence ATGAAAACCTACCGAGTGGGACTGTTGGTTGACGGGTATGAGCAGCCCGGCTGGATGCATGAGATGGTGGACTGGCTCATCCATAGCCAGGATTTCGATATCTCCGCCTTGTTGGTGATGGACGGCCCGGGTGCCGAGAAAGCGCCGCGTCTGGGCGTCAAGGCTTTGTTCGGCACGCTGTCGCGCTTCGAGGCCCGCATGCTGCCCGCCAAGCAGCGTCAGATGCTGTCTTGCGGCGACATGCGTCAGCGCATGCCGTCTGCCTCGGTGCCGGTGCTGCCGCTTGAAGTCGGTGATGGTGGAGAGGGGGCGCAGGACGCGGTGGCGGCGCTGGGCTTGGATCTGGTCATCACCCTGGGTGCTTCGCGCGCCACGCGCAAGCAGATGATGGGGTGGGCGCGGCTGGGCGTGTGGCAGTTGAGCTATTCCGACATTGCCGTGTCGACCAGCCGGTACGCGGGTTTTTGGGAAGTGTTCCAGCGCCAGGACCACACCACCGTGAAACTCTGGCGGGTGGGGCCCGAGCCCGAGCAGGACGAACTGCTGGACCAGCGCAGTTTCAATACCGAAGTGTTCTGGTTGAAAAACCAGGCGCGCGCCTTCAGCCTTGGCAACTTCATGGTCTACGACGCCCTGCAGGCGCTGGCCCGGGCCAGGCAAAGCGAGCCGGCGCCCGACATGCAGATCATGAGCGGCCCGCGACGCGCGGATCCGGTCGAGTGGGACAGCGCTGCCTATATCGCGCGTCAGGCCTGGTTAATCAGTGATTTGATTGTGCGGCGCATCATGAAGCGCAATATTCGATGGCGGATCGGTATGTTTCCGTCGTCAAGGCAGCAGGCGGTAGTATCGGAAGCCATGGTGCTGCAACCTCCCAAAGGTAGGTTCTTCGCAGATCCGTTTGTATATACCCACGATAAAAAACCGTATATATTTTTTGAAGATTACGATTTTACTTCCCGCAAGGGTACGATTTCGGTCGCAACCTACTCGGACGGGGCTTTCCGGCTGTTGGGCACCGCCTTGAACCTGCCGTATCATTTATCTTTTCCGTACATTTTTGAACACGATGGCGTCACGTACATGGTGCCGGAGACGTGCGGAAATCGCAGTATTGAATTGTGGAAATGCACTGAATTCCCGCTGAAATGGGAGCTTGATGTCACGTTAATGACCAATATATCGGCCGTCGATACCATTATTTTCAAGCACGGAGAATATTGGTGGTTATTAACCAATATTGATCGTACCGACGGCCAAAGCCACTGTGACGAGCTTTTCGCGTTTTTCTCGGATTCGCCGCGCTCGACCGAGTGGACGCCCCATGCCTGCAACCCCATCGTGCGCAACCCCATGCGGGCCAGAAACGCCGGAATCGTTGTCTCGCCTAGCGGAGAGGTGATCCGCTGCGCCCAGTACCAAGGCTTCTGCCACTACGGCAAGGGGGTGTCGCTGAACCGCATCGAAGAGCTGACGCCGTCAACCTACGTCGAAACCGACGGCGAAATCCACTACGCCAACTTTTTAAGCAAGCGTCATGCTTCAATGCACCATTGGCACCATCAGGGCGGTCATACCGTATTTGACTTCGCCTATATGGAGTAA